Genomic DNA from Oncorhynchus tshawytscha isolate Ot180627B linkage group LG04, Otsh_v2.0, whole genome shotgun sequence:
gagatctgtttgttaacttgtctttcaaagattttagaaaggcagggcaggatgcatataggtctataacagtttgggtctagagtttctcccCGTTTGAagaagggggatgaccgcggcatctttccaatctttagggatctcagacgatacgaaaaagAGGTTGAATAGGGGTTGCaactgtaacagtataactttagaccgtcccctcgcccatacccgggcacgaaccagggaccctctgcacacatcaacaacagtcacccacgaagcatcgttacccatcgctccacaaaagccgcggcccttgcagagcaaggggaactactacttcaaggtctcagagcaagtgacgtcaccgattgaaacgctatttagcgcgcaccaccgctaagcTAGCcctttcacatccgttacacaacaATTTCGTCAggtaattttagaaagagggggTCCCGATTGtccagcccagctgatttgtagggatccagattttgcagctctttcagaacatcagctatctggatttgggtgaaggagaagcggggtgggggggcttgggcaagttgctgtagggggtgctgagatgttggccaggataggggtagccaggtggaaagcatggccagccgtagaaaaatgcttattgaaatgattgattattgtagatttatcagtagttacagtgtttcctagccccagtgcagtgggcagctgggaggaggtgctcttgttctccatggactttacagtgccccaaaactttttggaattagtgctacaggatgcaaatttctgtttgaaaaagctagccttagctttcctaactgactgagtatattggttcctgacttccctgaaaagttgcatatcgcgggggctattctattctaatgcagagcgccacaggatgtttttgtgctggttaagggcagtctggggtgaaccaagggctatatctgttcttagttctacatttttttaatggggcatgcttatttaagatggtgaggaaaacacttttaatgagcaaccaggcatcctctactgatgggatgaggtcaatatccttacAGGATAACCGgaccaggtcaattagaaaggcctgctcgctgaagtgttttagggagcgtttgacagatATGAAGGATGtttgtttgaccgcggacccattacgcacgcaggcaatgaggcagagatcgctgagatcctggttgaagacagcggaggtgtatttagagggcaagttggtcaggataatatctaagagggtgcccatggttacgaatttagggttgtacctgataGGATCCTTGATAATtggtgtgagattgagggcagcttagattgtaggacggccggtgtgttaagcatgtcccagtttaggtcacctaacagtacgaactctgaagatagatggggggcaatcaattcacatatggtgtccagggcgcagctgggggctgaagggggtctattaAAATCGGCAACGGtgtgagacttgtttctggaaaggtggatttttaaaagtagaagctcgactTGTTTggacacagacctggatagtatgacagaactctaaAGGATAGCTCTACAGTAGATTacaactctgccccctttggcagttctatcttgtcggaaaatgttatagttagggatggaaatttcaggatttttggtggcccccctaagccaggattcagacatggctaggaaaTTCGTGTTGGTGGAGTGTGcaaaagcagtgaataaaacaaacttagggaggaggcttctaatgttaacattcatgaaaccaaggcttttacggttacagaagtcaacaaatgagagcgcctggggaatgggagtggagctaggggcttcagggcctgggttaacctccacatcaccagagaaacagaggaggagtaggacaagggtacagctaaaaggtaaaagaactggtcgtctagtgtgtttggaacagagtaaaaggagcagatttctgggcgtggaagaatagattcaaggcataatgtacagacaagggtatggtaggatgtgaatacagtggaggtattACAGTGTATTGGTTACATGTATCAGTTACCAaagtacaatgcattcggaaagcattcagatcccttgatttaaaaaaatgtttgttactttacagctttattctaaaacgaattaaatagtttttttccctcatcaatctacaaacaatacctcataatgacaaagcaaaaacaggttcacagcgattacagccttgagtcttcttgggcatgacttttcaagcttggcacgcctgtatttggggagtttctcccattctttgcaGATTCTCacaagcactgtcaggttggatggggagcgtcgctgcacaattattttcaggtctctgtagagatgtttgattgggttcaagtcctggctgggccactcaaggacattcaaggctgtgtgcttaaggtctttctcctgttggaaggtgaacctttgccccagtctgaggtcctgagcgttctggagcaggttttcatcaaggatctctgtgtactttgctccgttcatatttccctcgatcctgactaatctcccagtccctgccgatgaaaacatccccacagcatgatgctgccaccaccatgcttcaccgtagggatggtgccaggttttctccagacataacgcttggcattcaggccaaagagttcaatcttggttttatcagaccagagaatcttgtttctcatgtactgagagtcctttaggtgccttttggaaaactccaagcaggctgtcatgtgccttttactgaggagtggcttccatctggccactctaccataaaggcctgattggtggagtgctgcagagatggttttccttctgaaaggttctcccattaccacagagaaactctggagctctgtcagagtgactatcggatgcactgtatactgtatacagttAGCACAGTCCCATAATATTATTGTTGTTGTGTGTAGGCCTAATCTAGGCCCAGGATTCAATCAGATCAGTGTTCACCAGTGGTAACCAAAAATAGCAGTTTATCATTGCTTTGGTTTAGGTGGTGACCGAGGTATAACTGCGTTGGAGCTGTCAATTCCACAAGCGGCTCCCGGCGTTATACCTATGCAGACATTGCCATTGAAAGCACAGAAATCGCATTAGTAAAAATGCTGAGGAGCATACAGGATAATATTTCTATAAAGCCAACACTTTCTCGTTCTGGGAAGGGTGTAGTTTCATGAATGACAACAAGAGCACCCACCCACCAATTTGGCAGCTCTAATGCAGTTACACATCCAACACACAAAAGCAATGAAAATATATGCGATTGTCGTTTACCGCGGAATCATCTGAATTAATCCTGGCCCTACTCTATCATAACACATTTCATACAGACATAACTATTATGATATTTAATTGAACCTAAACATTTCACCATGATGGCCATCAATACTCTcacaataaatgtttatttttctccACTGCATCAGTCAAATCTCAGAGAGCAGAAGAGCACATCGATGCAGGCTTCACCTGACCAAGCTTCACCTGACCAAGCTTCACCTGACCAAGCTTCACCTGACCAAGCTTCAGAGAATGAGAAAACTGACCCAACTAAGGCACTGAGGGGCTGGTCTCCCCTCTATCAGCATATAAGTGTAACACTCCCTGATAAGTGTTTGACCATGATAGGACCCTTGTTAGGAcccttggggcggcaggtagcctggtggttggaGCAgtgagccagtaaccaaaaggttgctggatcgaatccctgagttgacaaggtaaaaatctgtcgttctgcctctgaacaagacagttaacccacttttccctggtaggctgtcattgtaaataagattttgttcttaactgacttgcctagttaaataaagtttaattaaaaaaaaaatggtctgATTGATAGTGGATTTGTGGTTCTTAACCATTAAAATATGATATTAGGATGATAATAATAGTATATGAAGTAGATTAACTTTTGTCGATTACTTTGGTAGAATCCCAGCCTCCAAGTATTTACCCCTCCTGTTTCCATCTTTGAGGTGCGTTGAATAAAGATTGGAACTTGAGACATTATTCTTGGTGtgattaaattaaatgtattctcgttttttatacttttttgttgttgactatTTATCTTTTTTATCAAGAGCATTTCACAACACTATTTCAAGACAGTGATGGCCAGCTGAGGAAATGTGGAGATAAGATGTAAATGAGATGATGTGACATCAGCATGTCCAGAGAGACGTTCTTCAAACATACCATGTGATGTTCATGCCAGAATTCCCCTGTCAACTGTCATTAAGACTTAAAAAGTATATCCCTCTATGACTTCAACAAAAGCTGTGGAAAACTAATGTAGAAATAAGACTTGAAGAGGCACCTATGTCGAAACTAATCTATGAGTCAGATTTGTAACTAAAGCCTACTGTTGAATTTGTATTTATATATGTTCTGTGTAATTTGGCAACAATTATCTACAGTAACATTGTTATTGTTGACTCAACCAACTCCACAGCTGACTAGGTTAGCGAAATTTCAGTAATTTCCCCCAAATTCCCAGGATTCTCAGAATGaggaggaaacatacaggaaatccagaatcctcCAACCAGCATTTCTTGAaaaactgggcatttttataaaGTTACCAGAATGTTACAACCCTACACCTGACAAACCCAAGGATTTCAACAATAGTAACAgcaccaacaaacaaacacaatatATTTCTGGTcaaacaaactttatttgccactgAAACATATATAGCGCTTCTCCTCACTAAGCTGGAGCAGCATTTGCCATGGTTAGGGTGAGGCAGAGGGCAAGCACTGATGGTAGAAAGAGGCTCATGGAAGAGGCCCTGGGGGGGAAGTTGTTTAGAATCCTCTTCAGCTGGCCCCGGAGGCGGCAGGGGGTGCAGGGGGTGCAGGTGCTGGGGCAGGAGCGGGGGCAGGAGCTGGATCTGGGGAAGGAGCAGGGACGGTGAAACACCCCCTCTTGTGCCACTGCATGTCTCGCACACGTCGGACAGACTGGATCTGAGGTGCAGGGGCATCCCAGTCATTCCAGTGCTTGAAGTCTCCACACTCAAACACGTACTGGCACCCCCTGTAGCCAGGGTACATGTAGCCAACCCATCTGCAACaaaggaacagagaaggagtccATGAGACAGAACCAAAATAGACGTCAGAATATGACAGTTAGCATAATTGACCATCTTTTAAAGGATTTCAGGAGAAAGACGAGAGATGAAGTGAGACATGAGAGAAACAGAacaaggacggagagagagagagagggcaagtgAAAAAGGAAGAAAatgagagagggtgaaagggagGTCTTACGTTCCGTTGAGGGCCTTGACACTCGCTACGCGATCTTGGAAACCATGTCCCCACAAACTGggaacatcatcatcaacaatcTCCATCTTTCTACCAGTGAAGCCTGGGCTCTCAAACAGATGGAGCTTGTGTTCGGCACTATCCTAAAGAGGAGAAATGgaaatatgcacacacacaaacagactcaCTTAGTGTTAAGATGTTTACTAAGAGCTGATTGTTGAGATAGACTGTGAGtgctgagatagagagaggcttCAGGTAATCAGTGAGCATTCAGATAGCCAATGAGAGCCGTCTGCTGAGGTGACAAATTACTGTTGAGATGAACATGGAGTTCTGCAATGGTTAAAGAGTGTTGAGATAAATGAGAGTACTGAGATGCTCAGAGAATATTTGTTTTTtagtataatttaaaaaatatataatctattTTTATAAAGTGTAGATCAGCTTTAACATTGTAGATAGATTGTGGCTCAGAGAATGTTGATAGAGATAGGTAGGGAATGCAGGGTGGTGAGATGGTAAACGTGCTAACATGGTCAGTGAGTATGTTGAGCATGTTTACATttctgtcatttagcagacgctcttatccagagttcaTATACTTTCATATCGGTAcccctgtgggaatcgaacccacaaccttggcattgcaagcaccatgctctaccaactgtgcTACACGGGGTATGTTTAGACATTGTTTGAGTGCTACCCACCACTTTGAGAGGCCGCATGGACCAGAAGGAGTAGCTGTACTGGCTGTTGGTCCAGGTGTCCCAGCGTGGATACTCGCCTTTCTCCAGAACAAACTGCTCACCTGCAAACCCCTGGCGGTCATACCCCACCCATCTTACAGGAGAGAGGACAAGAACGAGTTAAAATATCTCTCCTCAGCATGTATGACGTTGTATTTGGCCATATGTGgtaatagatatacagtataaaataaaaaaagtgaaCACTAAACCTGAACCTGAAAATATATATTCTGTATGTGTAAGAATATGACAGTCTGTGAATGACACCAATGCACCAGAACTCACGGGCCAGACTCAACCAGCATAGAGCCCACCTTCTCCAGGCCCTTCTCTGAAACATCTTTACACTCAGTAGAAAACTCAGCCTTGCGGCCCTGGAAATTCTCAAACTCAAACAGCACCACCTggatcagagagaggaggagagacagagaggggaaagaggaggaaagatacCAATATTGAGAAAGTCAAGCTTACAGTATAAAGAGAGGAAATATATGGGGGACTAAGGAAGAGGGTTTATAGAAAAGTGGGAAATTAGAGAAGTGGGCGAAGGAGAGAAAAATAAATGAAGAGAAACATCacaagagagaaatagacagataacagatggggagaggggggataCAGTACCTTGTAAGTGGCTCCTGCTCCACCCAGGCTCTTCCCTGCAGCCAGTTGCTCAGGGGCGCTCTGCTGCTCCGACATCCTCCTGGTCCACTGGTTACTCCTCTCTCAGGAGCACAatcaggagagagacagagaaaagagaaacaCAGACACCATGATGACATTCATTTCACAATGATGACCATCAGTCCTCTCAGTAGCAATGGATCCTTTTACTCCTTTGAATCAGCCAAGATTTGCGTCCACTTCAGAGAGCAGAAGAGCCCATTGGTGCAGACGTAACCTGAGCTGAGAATAAGGACCTGATGGGCTGTATTCTACACTTTTCTCTCTCCAGGAAAACCCCctggggccaggagtttttcctgaccgtAGGCtataactagggcccagagtCATCCCCCTATGAACATGTTATTCTCATACTCTGATGTGCAACCTTTCAAATCAATGATTCCACATTTCGCTGTCTATCATGTCCAACTCTGCAAGCCTCAGTCTGTGTCATAACCAGTTCTGCACCCCTTTGACTCAATCAAACTTATCACTACAAACAACACACATTTCATAATACTCTATTCTGCAAACTCCTCACTTGCTCAATTATATATTTTACTGCAAACATTTAAGCATACCAAATGATATCTTTACCAACTCTAAAAATACTCCACTATCATTCCTATCCCCCCACCCCATCcaacctctccttctccatccgtCAACAGTCATGACTGTGGGGTCTCCTTTACTTTTCATGTAAAATCAGTTTCAAAGTTCAATTAAAACCTTGTTAATCCTGCTGTGCAGAACCAAGCTGGTTTTACCTGGATATGCCTGCTGTGTATtgatagcctctctctctctgtgccactTGGTGTTTGGGGTTGAGCCGTTGGAGGGCAGTGGCAGGGGGGGTATTTATGGTTTATTTCTGGCCACAACAGCAGAAAAGGGGGAGCTGTTGATACAGCAAGTCTGTCGCTGACATTGTGTCCATAACGCTACCTCTCAATATGCAGCTGTGTTGGCACACGCTACCCTGCCCGTCCGCCTGGCTGCCAGAGAGTGGTATGTGCGGGGTATATGGAGAGGGAGCCAAGAGGATTCAGCAAACATCCCCACTCAGCACAAACTGGtagacacgctcacacacacacactaaccacaccTAGCAGTCTAAACATCACCTAACCTCCTCACACCACTCTGACAATAACATCACCAACACACAATAAGGAGCCAAACCATTCATAAAAACAAACATAACATTGACCACATTTTACTATATCCTGTTGACATCATTTACCTTCATTGACCAAACCCTGACCCTCAATCTCTCTTAAATCTCCCTACATCAAACACTCTACCCCTCTTAAACCTCCATACACAACTCTACCTCTCTTAAACCTCCCTACACAACTCTTAAACCTCCCTACACAACTCCCTCTCTTAAACCTCCCTACACAACTCTACTGCTCTTAAACCTCCCTAcaactctacctttcttaaaCCTCCCTACACAACTACCGCTCTTAAACCTCCCTACACAACTCTCTTAAACCTCCCTACACAACTCTACCCCTCTTAAACCTCCATACACAACTCTACCTCTCTTAAACCTCCCTACACAACTCTTAAACCTCCCTACACAACTCTACCTCTCTTAAACCTCCCTACACAACTCTACCTCCCTTAAACCTCCCTACACAACTCTTAACCCTCCCTACACAACTCTCTCTCTTAAACCTCCCTACACAACTCTACTGCTCTTAAACCTCCCTACAcaactctacctttcttaaaCCTCCCTACACAACTACCGCTCTTAAACCTCCCTACACAACTCTACCTCTCTTAAACCTCCCTACACAACTCTCTCTTAAACCTCCCTACAcaactctacctttcttaaaCCTCCCTACAcaactctacctttcttaaaCCTCCCTACAcaactctacctttcttaaaCCTCCCTACACAACTACCGCTCTTAAACCTCCCTACATCAAACACTCTACCCCTCTTAAACCTCCCTACACAACTCTACCTCCCTTAAACCTCCCTACACAACTCTCTCTTAaacctccctacacctctctcttaaCCCTCCCTACACAACTCTCTCTCTTAAACCTCCCTACACAACTCTACTGCTCTTAACCCTCCCTACACAACTCTCTCTCTTAAACCTCCCTACACAACTCTACTGCTCTTAAACCTCCCTACACAACTACCGCTCTTAAACCTCCCTACATCAAACACTCTACCTCCCTTAAATCTCCCTACACAACTCTACCTCCCTTAAACCTCCCTACACAACTCTCTCTTAACCCTCCCTACACAACTCTCTCTCTTAAACCTCCCTACACAACTCTACTGCTCTTAAACCTCCCTACAcaactctacctttcttaaaCCTCCCTACACAACTACCGCTCTTAAACATCCCTACACAACTCTACCCCTCTTAAACCTCCCTACATCAAACACTCTACCTCCCTTAAATCTCCCTACACAACTCTACCTCCCTTAAATCTCCCTACACAACTCTACCTCTCTTAAGCCTCCATACACAACTCTCTCTTAACCCTCCCTACACAACTCTCTCTCTTAATCCTCCCTACACAACTATACTGCTCTTAAACCTCCCTACACAACTCTCTTAAATCTCCCTACACAACTCTTAAACCTCCCTACACAACTCTTAAACCTCCCTACACAACTCTACCGCccttaaacctccctacctctcttaaACCTCCCTACACAACTCTACCTCTCTTAAACCTCCCTACACAACTCTACCTCTCTTAAACCTCCCTACACTAAAACACTACCTCTCTTAAACCTCCCTACACTAAAACACTACCTCTCTTAAACCTCCCTACACTAAAACACTACCTCTCTTAAACCTCCCTACACTAAAACACTACCTCTCTTAAACCTCCCTACACTAAAACACTACCTCTCTTAAACCTCCCTACACTAAAACACTACCGCTCCAATACCACCCTACACCAAATACTAACTTGCCTATACGTACTTCCCTAGTACAAACACTATAGACCACTCTGTTACACAAAAGACACCAGTTTAATATCATAACACCGCAgactggggggtgggggggtctgAACTGAAATTAGTGTAAATGCAGAAGTAATATTTAGCCCAATAATGACAAAATCAGAAGCTTAACGCAGTACATTTTATTGAGAATTTACACTTTTGAACAACAGCCTTACAACAGTGCAATATACATTTTACTTTCAAATAAaacgagaaagagaaaaaaatgaCAAAGTCAAACGCCATAGACAGACACCAAAGGGACAACTCTAAAAATTCCCTCAAAACATTCACTTGCATTAGCGTTCCAACGTCTGTCTACGAAAATGTGGAATGCGGTCAGTGCTGTAGTGGAAGTAGTGGGACAGTGGAGCATGGCTAACATGGTCAGGGGAATGGCCTAAATCAGCTCAAACAAGCCCTAAAACAACTGGTGCAAATAGTCCAAGTCACGTGCAGAAGAAAAGGGTAAATTACCACCCTCATCTCAAAACAATATACTTCACTTGCATTCCCCACTGGGGTAGTGGAAGCCGTACTCCTACCATTCCACTATACATCCACACTGCTGCACCGACCATGTGCACAATGGGACCATTACAGTTATGGATGAAGCCATGATATCCAGACTGTGATTGTACCACTGCTACTTGGTGTGGCCATTCAGTTAAGTGTCTGAGTAAAGCATGATGAAAAGGACCAGAGACAGTGCATGCACATGCTTTTCCAAACTATGATGGGACAATGCACGTGAGGTCGCTAAATGGGAGATGTGTTGCAGACATGCTGGTAAAACAGAAACCAGGAAGTGCACATTGAATGTATGGCTCATTGGTAACATGTACATTTTCCTTGCAATCCTTACTCACTCATCCATCAGTATTACACACACAATCATTTGATCTTTCACTGAAGAGGTAAGTGGAGGTGAAGGGAGGAAGAACAGGCTGATTAGTGTtaatgcgtgcgtgtgtgtgtgtgtgcgcgcgtgtaatTGAGATGGAGGTAGATTTCCATTGTGATTAACCCTTCCCCTCCCCTTTTCCACCAGTAGAAACAGATTCAGACATGATTGAAAAACCAGCAAACACAAAGCATTCCTCTTTAGCCATAAGTTTAAAGGGACTGCATGATGTCAACACAACAGATTCTCAGTTAGTTCATGACATCAGTCACTGAGTGGCTCAGAGGAATGGGGTTGGGggcctctgctgtagtgatgctTTAAATGCTCTCCATACAAACCCAGCACTCTGACATGTTATGATTCAGCTTTCAAATTAGCAACAATACAAATATAACATTTCATGATTACAGATACCATATTTATTAGTAACACATAATACACCCTGGCTGCCCATTAGTTCAGCAGTGTTTTGTTCTCTATGATCCATGACAAAAAATAAAATCAGAAATATTTTCCAACGCTCCTCCACTGACAGATACAGTTAACGCATAGACTAACCTGAAAATGATATTTaaaaagagaaaataaaataaaaatatgcctTGTGGAGGTGCTATACTGTCCTCCAGCTTATTGAAGCACTTCCAGGTTAAGAGGCATGTGGTCCCAAAAGTTAACCATTAATGAAATACAACACAACCTGACAGGGGAGAATgggatcccccc
This window encodes:
- the LOC112248399 gene encoding beta-crystallin B3-like → MSEQQSAPEQLAAGKSLGGAGATYKVVLFEFENFQGRKAEFSTECKDVSEKGLEKVGSMLVESGPWVGYDRQGFAGEQFVLEKGEYPRWDTWTNSQYSYSFWSMRPLKVDSAEHKLHLFESPGFTGRKMEIVDDDVPSLWGHGFQDRVASVKALNGTWVGYMYPGYRGCQYVFECGDFKHWNDWDAPAPQIQSVRRVRDMQWHKRGCFTVPAPSPDPAPAPAPAPAPAPPAPPAASGAS